Below is a genomic region from Desulfobacter sp..
CGTGTAACTCATATCCGGCTGAACGTCAGCAGCAAGTTGCCTGATCTGACAGCCGTTTTCATCTTTAACCGGGCCGAAAAGCTGATAGGTTTTTCTGGATTTATCAATGCCTTTGGTCCAGTCTTTTTTATCAATTGTAATGAATTTCATTTTCATATCCTTATTGGGATTTACGCTTATTTGATAAAATCATTTGGATCATCCGGACTATAGGCATCCAGAGGCGGCCGTTTGGTTACGTCCAATCCCGCTTCCCAGCCAAACATATCCAAGGCATCCTTGTTGAGTTTCCGGGTAAAGGCCCTGACATTGATTCCCATGGGACAGGCTTCCACACAGGCCCCGCAATCGGTACACCGTCCTGCACAATGAAAGGCGCGCAGAAAATGGAAGGTATCCACATCTGTCTTGTTCTGGCCCTTGCCCACCCATTGGGGACCGGTTTCATCCACAAAGCAGGTGGGACAATAACACAGGGGACAGGCATTTCTACAGGCATAGCACCGAATGCAGTTTTGGGTCAGATCCTGGAAATACTGCCACCGTTGGTCCCCGTCCATTGCGGCAATCTTGTCCACATCGGGAAAGGGATTTTCAAGTGCCTGCTCTTCAACCAGATCCCCTGCCAATACATCGTAGAGCACAGGATTTCTATGGGTGCAGTATTGACAGTTTTCCTTGAGCACATCATTTTTGTCCACAGTCAGGGTCTGGAGGGTAGAGGTGACCGTCAAGGTGCCGGCCTCTTCCTCAAATCCGGTTATCTCGCCCTCAATTGCAGATGCAATCTTAACCTTGTCCACCATTCCGGAACAGGGCATGCCAATAATATACAGGTTATCCCTTTGGATCTGGTTTTCAACAATATGGGTCACCAAATTCCGGGAGTCGCACCCTTTGGCGATAACGGCAATTTTTCCTTTTTCCTTGGAAGCATAATTGGCAAGGTTCAGTCCGCAGGTGGAATTGAACACAAGTTTTTCAACATCATCCTTAGAGGAGATCACAATAGGACGGGTTGCCATGGGAACGGTCCCTTGGGCAAAGCCAATCACTTTTTCAACCTCACCTTTTTCAAGAAGATCCGCTGCAAGCTCCCTG
It encodes:
- a CDS encoding 4Fe-4S dicluster domain-containing protein, with the protein product MDTCIQKIRELAADLLEKGEVEKVIGFAQGTVPMATRPIVISSKDDVEKLVFNSTCGLNLANYASKEKGKIAVIAKGCDSRNLVTHIVENQIQRDNLYIIGMPCSGMVDKVKIASAIEGEITGFEEEAGTLTVTSTLQTLTVDKNDVLKENCQYCTHRNPVLYDVLAGDLVEEQALENPFPDVDKIAAMDGDQRWQYFQDLTQNCIRCYACRNACPLCYCPTCFVDETGPQWVGKGQNKTDVDTFHFLRAFHCAGRCTDCGACVEACPMGINVRAFTRKLNKDALDMFGWEAGLDVTKRPPLDAYSPDDPNDFIK